Proteins encoded together in one Pseudomonas sp. Seg1 window:
- the gabT gene encoding 4-aminobutyrate--2-oxoglutarate transaminase, translating into MSKTNAELMARRTAAVPRGVGQIHPIFAESAKNATVTDVEGREFIDFAGGIAVLNTGHVHPKIIAAVTEQLNKLTHTCFQVLAYEPYVELCEKINAKVPGDFAKKTLLVTTGSEAVENAVKIARAATGRAGVIAFTGAYHGRTMMTLGLTGKVVPYSAGMGLMPGGIFRALYPNELHGVSIDDSIASIERIFKNDAEPKDIAAIIIEPVQGEGGFYVAPKEFMKRLRALCDQHGILLIADEVQTGAGRTGTFFAMEQMGVAADLTTFAKSIAGGFPLAGVCGKAEYMDAIAPGGLGGTYAGSPIACAAALAVMEVFEEEKLLDRCKSVGERLVTGLKAIQAKYPVIGEVRALGAMIAVELFENGDSHKPNAAAVASVVAKARDKGLILLSCGTYGNVLRVLVPLTSPDEQLDKGLAIIEECFSEL; encoded by the coding sequence ATGAGCAAGACTAACGCTGAACTGATGGCCCGCCGTACCGCAGCTGTTCCACGTGGTGTTGGCCAGATTCACCCGATCTTCGCCGAGTCGGCAAAGAACGCTACCGTGACTGACGTTGAAGGTCGTGAATTCATCGACTTCGCCGGCGGTATCGCTGTGCTGAACACCGGCCACGTGCACCCGAAAATCATTGCTGCCGTGACCGAACAGCTGAACAAGCTGACCCACACCTGCTTCCAGGTACTGGCCTACGAGCCGTACGTTGAGCTGTGCGAAAAGATCAACGCCAAGGTGCCTGGTGATTTCGCCAAGAAAACCCTGCTGGTCACCACCGGTTCCGAAGCCGTGGAAAACGCCGTGAAAATCGCCCGTGCCGCCACTGGCCGTGCTGGCGTGATTGCTTTCACCGGCGCATACCACGGTCGCACCATGATGACCCTGGGTCTGACCGGTAAAGTCGTGCCTTACTCGGCCGGCATGGGCCTGATGCCAGGCGGCATCTTCCGCGCGCTGTACCCGAACGAACTGCACGGCGTGAGCATCGACGACTCGATCGCTTCCATCGAACGCATCTTCAAGAACGACGCCGAGCCGAAAGACATCGCTGCGATCATCATCGAGCCGGTACAGGGTGAAGGTGGTTTCTACGTCGCGCCGAAAGAATTCATGAAGCGGCTGCGCGCGTTGTGCGACCAGCACGGCATTCTGCTGATCGCTGACGAAGTACAGACCGGCGCTGGCCGTACCGGTACTTTCTTCGCCATGGAACAGATGGGCGTTGCTGCCGACCTGACCACCTTCGCCAAATCCATCGCTGGCGGCTTCCCGTTGGCCGGTGTTTGCGGCAAGGCCGAATACATGGACGCCATCGCGCCAGGCGGCCTCGGCGGCACCTACGCCGGTAGCCCGATCGCTTGCGCCGCTGCCCTGGCAGTGATGGAAGTGTTCGAAGAAGAAAAACTGCTGGATCGCTGCAAGTCTGTCGGTGAGCGTCTGGTCACTGGCCTGAAAGCCATTCAGGCCAAGTACCCGGTCATCGGTGAAGTCCGCGCCCTGGGCGCCATGATCGCTGTTGAGCTGTTCGAAAACGGCGACAGCCACAAGCCGAACGCGGCTGCAGTGGCGTCCGTGGTGGCCAAGGCTCGCGACAAGGGTCTGATCCTGCTGTCCTGCGGCACTTACGGCAACGTGCTGCGCGTACTCGTACCGCTGACCTCGCCGGATGAGCAACTGGACAAAGGTCTGGCGATCATCGAAGAGTGCTTCTCGGAGCTGTAA
- a CDS encoding virulence RhuM family protein, protein MTDQNDTDYPAAPQGELLLFQSSDGQVRLECRFGSETLWLSQSMICELYGKAKATISEHISHIFAEGELTEDSVVRFYRTTAADNKPYNVKYFSLPLIIAVGYRVRSKRGTQFRQWATQLLQGYLIKGFVMDDERLRNPPVGHSQVPDYFDELLERIRDIRASERRVYLRVKDIFAMAADYVPSNKDTTAFFQIIQNKLHFASTGLTAAELIAQRVDASKAHMGLTNFKGDEVRKSDVTIAKNYLTQEEINALNRIVTMWLDFAEDQALMRKQIFLRDWQEKLNQFLEFNSRQILQGSGHTSNQAAEEKARAEYEIYAERRRALKETEGERSAIEALRGISRKSRP, encoded by the coding sequence ATGACTGATCAGAACGACACAGACTATCCTGCCGCCCCTCAAGGAGAGCTTTTGCTTTTTCAAAGCTCCGACGGCCAGGTCCGCCTGGAATGTCGATTCGGGTCCGAAACGCTTTGGCTATCGCAGTCCATGATTTGCGAACTGTACGGTAAGGCCAAGGCTACTATCAGCGAACATATAAGCCATATTTTTGCCGAGGGCGAGTTGACGGAGGATTCAGTTGTTCGGTTTTACCGAACAACTGCCGCCGACAACAAACCTTACAACGTCAAGTATTTCAGCCTGCCCTTGATTATCGCGGTGGGATACCGTGTCCGCTCCAAACGAGGAACCCAATTCCGTCAATGGGCCACGCAATTACTTCAAGGGTACCTGATTAAAGGCTTCGTCATGGACGACGAGCGATTGAGAAACCCTCCCGTAGGGCACTCACAGGTACCTGACTACTTTGATGAGCTGCTTGAGCGCATCCGAGATATTCGAGCCAGCGAGAGGCGGGTTTATTTGAGGGTGAAGGATATCTTCGCGATGGCGGCCGATTATGTGCCATCCAACAAGGACACGACTGCGTTCTTTCAGATCATCCAAAATAAACTTCATTTCGCCAGCACCGGCTTGACTGCCGCTGAGTTAATAGCACAGCGCGTTGACGCCTCAAAAGCGCATATGGGTCTAACCAACTTCAAGGGAGATGAAGTGCGTAAAAGCGATGTCACAATCGCTAAAAACTATCTCACTCAAGAGGAGATCAATGCTCTTAATCGTATCGTTACGATGTGGCTGGATTTCGCAGAAGATCAAGCATTGATGCGCAAGCAGATTTTCCTGCGTGACTGGCAGGAGAAACTGAACCAATTTTTGGAATTCAACAGCCGCCAGATTTTGCAGGGATCGGGACACACCAGTAATCAAGCAGCAGAAGAAAAAGCCCGAGCTGAATATGAGATCTATGCCGAACGGCGCAGAGCTTTGAAAGAAACAGAGGGCGAACGGTCCGCCATTGAGGCACTTCGCGGCATTTCAAGAAAGAGTCGGCCCTGA
- a CDS encoding RNA polymerase sigma factor encodes MSRLKSFINQLFASPDSPTASSDETLLARYREGDGAAFEILYARHRQGLYRFLLGLSGKPELTDEVFQETWLSLIRSASQPQGRATFRTWLFQIARNRLIDHWRKHGAQQPLHDSYDEQVHAVSDESTDPAELLNLSRDSLRLENALQTLPADQREVFLLRAHGDLDLAQIASLTETPLETVKSRLRYAQQKLRRLLAEEVLT; translated from the coding sequence GTGAGTCGTCTGAAAAGCTTCATCAATCAGCTGTTTGCTTCACCAGACAGCCCGACCGCCAGCAGCGATGAAACGTTGCTGGCGCGTTACCGCGAGGGCGACGGCGCGGCGTTCGAGATCTTGTACGCCCGTCATCGTCAGGGCCTGTATCGATTTCTGCTCGGTTTGAGCGGTAAACCGGAGCTTACCGATGAGGTCTTTCAGGAGACCTGGCTGAGCCTGATCCGCAGCGCCAGTCAGCCACAGGGACGGGCGACCTTTCGTACGTGGCTGTTCCAGATTGCCCGCAATCGCCTGATCGATCACTGGCGCAAGCACGGCGCCCAACAGCCACTGCACGACAGTTACGATGAACAGGTCCACGCTGTCAGCGATGAGTCGACCGATCCTGCAGAATTGCTCAACCTCAGCCGCGACAGCCTGCGTCTGGAAAACGCCCTGCAAACCCTGCCCGCCGACCAGCGCGAGGTGTTCCTGCTGCGCGCCCACGGCGACCTCGACCTGGCACAAATCGCCAGCCTTACCGAAACACCGCTGGAAACGGTCAAGAGCCGCTTGCGCTACGCCCAGCAAAAACTGCGTCGGCTGCTGGCCGAGGAGGTACTGACATGA
- the gabD gene encoding NADP-dependent succinate-semialdehyde dehydrogenase has protein sequence MQLKDTLLFRQQAFIDGAWVDADNGQTIKVNNPATGEILGTVPKMGAAETRRAIEAADKALPAWRALTAKERAGKLRRWFELMIENQDDLARLMTLEQGKPLAEAKGEIVYAASFIEWFAEEAKRIYGDVIPGHQPDKRLIVIKQPIGVTAAITPWNFPAAMITRKAGPALAAGCTMVLKPASQTPFSAFALAELAQRAGIPAGVFSVVSGSAGDIGSELTSNPIVRKLSFTGSTEIGRQLMSECAKDIKKVSLELGGNAPFIVFDDADLDKAVEGAIISKYRNNGQTCVCANRLYIQDSVYDAFAEKLKVAVAKLKIGNGLEDGTTTGPLIDEKAVAKVQEHIADAVAKGATVLAGGKPMEGNFFEPTILTNVPKNAAVAKEETFGPLAPLFRFKDEAEVIAMSNDTEFGLASYFYARDLGRVFRVAEALEYGMVGVNTGLISNEVAPFGGIKASGLGREGSKYGIEDYLEIKYLCLGI, from the coding sequence ATGCAGCTTAAAGACACCCTGTTGTTCCGCCAGCAAGCCTTCATTGATGGCGCTTGGGTCGATGCGGACAACGGTCAGACGATCAAGGTCAACAACCCGGCCACCGGCGAAATCCTCGGCACCGTGCCGAAAATGGGCGCTGCCGAAACCCGCCGTGCCATTGAAGCCGCCGACAAGGCGCTGCCGGCCTGGCGTGCACTGACCGCCAAGGAACGTGCAGGCAAGCTGCGTCGCTGGTTCGAACTGATGATCGAGAACCAGGACGACCTCGCGCGCCTGATGACCCTCGAGCAGGGCAAGCCGCTGGCCGAAGCCAAGGGCGAAATCGTTTACGCCGCCTCGTTCATCGAATGGTTCGCCGAAGAAGCCAAGCGCATCTACGGTGACGTGATTCCGGGCCATCAGCCGGACAAGCGCCTGATCGTGATCAAGCAGCCTATCGGCGTAACCGCAGCGATCACCCCGTGGAACTTCCCTGCCGCGATGATCACCCGTAAGGCTGGCCCAGCGCTGGCTGCCGGTTGCACCATGGTGCTCAAGCCTGCTTCGCAAACTCCATTCTCCGCTTTCGCCCTGGCCGAACTGGCTCAGCGTGCCGGCATTCCTGCCGGCGTGTTCAGCGTGGTGTCCGGCAGCGCTGGCGATATCGGCAGCGAGCTGACCAGCAACCCGATCGTGCGCAAGCTGTCCTTCACTGGCTCCACCGAAATCGGCCGTCAGCTGATGTCGGAATGCGCCAAGGACATCAAGAAAGTCTCGCTGGAACTGGGCGGCAACGCGCCGTTCATCGTGTTCGACGACGCGGACCTGGATAAGGCCGTCGAAGGCGCGATCATTTCCAAGTATCGCAACAACGGCCAGACCTGTGTCTGCGCCAACCGTCTGTACATTCAGGATTCGGTTTACGACGCATTCGCCGAGAAGCTGAAAGTGGCTGTGGCCAAGCTGAAGATCGGCAACGGTCTGGAAGACGGCACCACCACTGGCCCGCTGATCGACGAAAAAGCCGTGGCCAAGGTGCAAGAGCACATCGCTGACGCCGTAGCCAAAGGCGCAACCGTACTGGCCGGTGGCAAGCCAATGGAAGGCAACTTCTTCGAGCCGACCATCCTCACCAACGTGCCCAAGAACGCAGCCGTGGCCAAGGAAGAAACCTTCGGTCCGCTGGCGCCACTGTTCCGCTTCAAAGACGAAGCCGAAGTGATCGCGATGTCCAACGACACCGAGTTCGGTCTGGCCTCGTACTTCTATGCTCGTGACCTTGGTCGTGTGTTCCGTGTAGCGGAAGCGCTGGAATACGGCATGGTCGGCGTCAACACCGGGCTGATCTCCAACGAAGTCGCGCCGTTCGGCGGCATCAAGGCCTCGGGCCTGGGCCGTGAAGGCTCCAAGTACGGCATCGAAGATTATCTGGAAATCAAATACCTCTGCCTGGGCATCTAA
- the desA gene encoding delta-9 fatty acid desaturase DesA, with product MWYEGFLGLSAWSLVAVTLLMTHVTIVAVTVYLHRYSAHRSLELNAGLKHFFRFWLWLTTAQNTREWTAIHRKHHAKCETEDDPHSPVIKGLSTVLRTGAELYRAEAQNPETLRIYGKNCPEDWIERNVYSRYPLLGVAIMGVIDLLLFGTIGITIWAIQMMWIPVWAAGVINGLGHAVGYRNFECRDAATNLVPWGILIGGEELHNNHHTYPNSAKLSVKKWEFDLGWAWIKVFSFLRLAKVQRVAPIAHRVEGKGNLDMDTAMAILNNRFQIMAQYRKLVIGPLVKQELAKVDHSVRHQFHRAKRLLSRETSLLEDRHHARIQNILEHSQALKVIYEKRLALQQIWVKTSANGHDMLAAIKEWVHEAEASGIQSLREFADQLKTYSLRPAAA from the coding sequence ATGTGGTACGAAGGTTTTCTTGGCTTGTCGGCCTGGTCACTGGTCGCAGTCACCCTGCTGATGACCCACGTGACAATTGTCGCCGTCACGGTCTATCTGCACCGTTACTCGGCCCATCGCTCGCTGGAGCTGAATGCCGGCCTTAAGCACTTTTTCCGCTTCTGGCTGTGGCTGACCACGGCGCAGAACACTCGCGAGTGGACCGCCATCCACCGTAAACACCACGCCAAATGCGAAACCGAAGATGACCCGCACAGCCCGGTCATCAAGGGTTTGTCCACCGTACTGCGTACCGGTGCCGAGCTGTACCGCGCCGAAGCCCAGAACCCGGAAACCCTGCGCATCTACGGCAAGAACTGCCCGGAAGACTGGATCGAGCGCAACGTCTACAGCCGCTACCCGCTGCTGGGCGTGGCGATCATGGGCGTCATCGACCTGCTGCTGTTCGGCACCATCGGCATCACCATCTGGGCGATCCAGATGATGTGGATCCCGGTGTGGGCTGCCGGCGTGATCAACGGTCTCGGTCATGCGGTCGGCTATCGCAATTTCGAGTGCCGCGACGCGGCGACCAATCTGGTGCCGTGGGGCATCCTGATCGGTGGCGAAGAATTGCACAACAACCATCACACCTACCCTAACTCGGCCAAGCTGTCGGTGAAGAAGTGGGAGTTCGACCTCGGTTGGGCGTGGATCAAAGTCTTCAGCTTCCTGCGTCTGGCCAAGGTGCAGCGTGTTGCGCCGATTGCTCACCGTGTCGAAGGCAAAGGCAATCTGGACATGGACACGGCGATGGCGATCCTCAACAACCGCTTCCAGATCATGGCCCAGTACCGCAAGCTGGTGATCGGGCCGCTGGTCAAGCAGGAACTGGCCAAGGTCGATCATTCGGTGCGCCACCAGTTTCACCGGGCCAAACGCCTGTTGTCGCGGGAAACCAGCCTGCTGGAGGATCGGCACCACGCACGCATCCAGAACATCCTCGAGCACAGCCAGGCGCTGAAGGTCATTTACGAAAAACGCCTGGCCCTGCAGCAGATCTGGGTCAAGACCAGCGCCAATGGCCACGACATGCTCGCCGCCATCAAGGAATGGGTACACGAGGCCGAGGCCAGCGGCATCCAGTCCCTGCGCGAATTTGCCGATCAGCTGAAAACCTACTCGCTGCGCCCCGCCGCAGCCTGA
- a CDS encoding response regulator — protein sequence MTAVDLPAVPRVLIAEADPWSRDLLKQVLLNVRCDARLDLCADGQQAMSMLSEVPYDLAIVDWELPGIDGLSVLRSVRQRKRNPPLPFILMSSRNDSASVREAIPLAPTAYLTKPLNMESLTERLQGLLLNAGEEVFCEIPALAPGMTLSVFLERRREQADGAPLMTDVQLAVKRSLNPNGLDLKLLEDEIKTDPQITAVLIAAANSAAQHHGAAVQTLAQALHRLGTGQSMNLILGLALKRSARLSDPCLADYAERYWGLSLHTAEYARTLARLLDLDQERCYCAGMLHRLGDLALLRCLQEWQQAGGALDELEEVGEALAEFGAAYGSALRTRWRLPLELRELIASVYQLGGGVYSREALVMNMAAQLARLTEHDGVEELAKSRTARLLKIGLPELMRMRK from the coding sequence ATGACTGCCGTTGATTTACCCGCCGTACCCCGAGTGCTGATTGCCGAGGCCGATCCATGGTCTCGCGATTTGCTCAAACAAGTGCTGCTGAACGTACGTTGCGATGCGCGGCTGGACCTGTGTGCCGATGGCCAGCAAGCAATGTCGATGCTCAGCGAAGTCCCTTATGACCTGGCCATCGTCGACTGGGAATTGCCCGGTATCGATGGCTTGAGTGTTTTGCGCAGCGTGCGTCAGCGTAAACGCAATCCGCCGCTGCCCTTCATTCTGATGAGCAGCCGCAACGACAGCGCCAGCGTGCGCGAAGCCATACCGCTGGCGCCCACGGCGTATCTGACCAAACCGCTGAACATGGAAAGTCTGACCGAGCGTTTGCAGGGTTTATTGCTCAATGCCGGGGAAGAAGTGTTCTGTGAGATCCCGGCATTGGCGCCGGGCATGACCTTGTCAGTCTTTCTTGAGCGGCGCCGTGAGCAGGCTGATGGCGCACCGTTGATGACCGATGTGCAGTTGGCGGTCAAACGCAGCCTCAATCCCAATGGCCTCGATCTGAAGCTGCTGGAAGATGAGATCAAAACCGATCCACAAATCACGGCAGTACTGATCGCAGCGGCCAACAGTGCGGCACAGCACCATGGCGCCGCGGTTCAAACGCTCGCGCAGGCACTGCATCGACTCGGCACCGGGCAGAGCATGAATCTGATTCTGGGGCTGGCGCTCAAGCGCAGCGCCAGACTCAGTGACCCGTGCCTGGCGGATTACGCCGAGCGATATTGGGGGCTGTCGCTGCATACGGCCGAATACGCCCGTACGCTGGCGCGCCTGTTGGATCTGGATCAGGAGCGCTGCTACTGCGCAGGCATGCTGCATCGGTTGGGTGATCTGGCATTGCTGCGTTGTTTGCAGGAGTGGCAGCAGGCCGGTGGAGCGCTGGATGAGCTGGAGGAGGTCGGTGAAGCGTTGGCCGAGTTTGGCGCCGCTTATGGTTCGGCCCTGCGCACTCGCTGGCGGTTGCCGCTGGAACTGCGCGAGTTGATTGCCTCGGTCTATCAGCTTGGCGGCGGGGTGTATTCCCGTGAGGCGCTGGTGATGAACATGGCTGCGCAGTTGGCGCGTCTGACCGAGCATGACGGTGTTGAAGAACTGGCGAAGAGCCGCACGGCGCGGTTGCTGAAGATCGGATTGCCGGAGTTGATGCGGATGCGCAAATAA
- a CDS encoding sensor domain-containing diguanylate cyclase, producing MVNNNQKDSSLPQWPEAAQTLMALMHAQGEVARLSEREQLFSSLLVSVNAVLWAFNWETRQVLYVSPAYERIFGRSAGLLLADSNQWRDSIYPDDLDYAERSLAEVLHTGAVENREYRIIAADGQVRWLSDKCFINRQDEPGQPVIIVGIAEDITDKKQMENELQRLATTDVLTQSSNRRHFFECANREFEEARLQGAPLAFLLLDIDDFKVINDSYGHPMGDSVLQQIAECGRSSLRRGDLFGRIGGEEFAAVFPGCAPDMAMQVAERLQQEIQRLSFSHEGQTFGITVSQGLARLSEGDESLDSLFARADAAMYEAKRQGKNRVISA from the coding sequence ATGGTCAACAACAATCAAAAAGACTCATCCCTCCCGCAATGGCCCGAGGCCGCGCAAACCCTGATGGCGCTGATGCACGCCCAAGGCGAAGTGGCGCGGTTGAGCGAACGTGAACAACTGTTCAGCTCGCTGCTGGTCAGCGTCAACGCCGTACTCTGGGCTTTCAACTGGGAAACCCGTCAGGTGCTCTACGTCAGTCCTGCCTATGAGCGGATTTTCGGTCGCTCTGCAGGCCTTTTATTGGCCGACTCCAACCAGTGGCGCGACAGCATCTACCCTGACGATCTGGATTACGCCGAACGCAGCCTCGCCGAAGTCCTGCACACCGGGGCCGTCGAAAATCGTGAATACCGCATCATCGCCGCTGACGGCCAGGTGCGCTGGCTCAGCGATAAATGCTTCATCAATCGTCAGGACGAACCCGGGCAACCGGTGATCATTGTCGGCATTGCCGAGGACATCACCGACAAAAAGCAGATGGAAAACGAACTGCAGCGTCTGGCCACCACCGACGTATTAACGCAAAGCAGCAATCGTCGGCACTTTTTCGAATGCGCCAATCGCGAGTTTGAAGAGGCGCGTCTGCAGGGTGCACCACTGGCTTTCCTGCTGCTGGATATCGATGATTTCAAAGTGATCAACGACAGCTACGGTCATCCCATGGGCGACTCCGTGCTGCAACAGATCGCCGAGTGCGGGCGCAGTTCGTTACGCCGGGGTGATCTGTTCGGGCGAATTGGCGGTGAAGAGTTTGCCGCAGTATTTCCGGGCTGTGCGCCGGACATGGCCATGCAGGTAGCCGAGCGACTGCAACAGGAGATTCAGCGTTTGAGCTTCAGCCATGAAGGCCAGACGTTCGGCATTACTGTCAGCCAGGGTCTGGCCCGTCTCAGCGAAGGCGACGAAAGCCTCGACAGTCTGTTCGCCCGCGCGGATGCGGCGATGTATGAGGCCAAACGACAGGGCAAGAACCGCGTTATCTCTGCATAA
- a CDS encoding VWA domain-containing protein yields MSLPLPSLRPVAVGVLLAVAGCGVSSNPESAAAPAQPAALVQHEVILADAAMAKRSARPMPIASFAAMPAGESYPQGYRDEPREQYQTLADNPIHSVADTPVSTFSADVDTGAYANVRRLLNQGRLPPEGAVRLEEMVNYFPYDYALPSDGSPFGVTTELAASPWNPHTRLLRIGIKASDRAVAELAPANLVFLVDVSGSMDRREGLPLVKSTLKLLVDQLREQDRVSLVVYAGESRVVLEPTSGREKAKIRTAIEQLTAGGSTAGASGIELAYQMAQQAFIAKGINRILLATDGDFNVGVSDFDSLKQMAVDKRKTGISLTTLGFGVDNYNEHLMEQLADAGDGNYAYIDNLREARKVLVDQLGSTLAVVAKNVKLQVEFNPAQVSEYRLLGYENRALKREDFSNDKVDAGEIGAGHTVTALYEIVPAGEKGWLEPLRYGQSDKAVSEKNGELAMLRVRYQQPEGGKSLLIERPIANQVAPASEDLRFAAAVAAFSQQLKDGRYTGDFSLKDTEALARGARGDDRFGLRNEFVQLVELAQSLRNTTASNTLPTERRVE; encoded by the coding sequence ATGTCCCTTCCTCTGCCTTCTCTGCGACCTGTAGCGGTCGGTGTGTTGCTGGCCGTCGCCGGTTGCGGCGTTTCTTCCAATCCTGAATCGGCTGCTGCGCCAGCTCAGCCTGCAGCCTTGGTGCAACATGAGGTGATCCTCGCCGATGCCGCGATGGCCAAGCGCAGCGCGCGTCCGATGCCCATTGCCAGCTTCGCGGCGATGCCTGCCGGGGAAAGTTATCCACAGGGCTATCGCGACGAGCCGCGTGAGCAATATCAAACGCTTGCCGACAACCCGATCCACAGCGTCGCCGACACTCCGGTTTCAACCTTCAGCGCTGACGTCGACACGGGCGCTTACGCCAACGTCCGCCGCTTGCTCAATCAGGGGCGCCTGCCGCCGGAAGGGGCGGTGCGGCTGGAGGAAATGGTCAATTACTTTCCCTACGATTACGCACTGCCCAGCGATGGCTCACCGTTTGGCGTGACCACCGAACTGGCAGCTTCGCCGTGGAACCCGCACACACGATTGTTGCGCATCGGCATCAAGGCGTCCGACCGCGCGGTGGCCGAACTGGCCCCGGCGAATCTGGTTTTTCTGGTGGACGTGTCAGGCTCGATGGATCGTCGCGAAGGCCTGCCACTGGTCAAAAGCACGCTGAAATTGCTCGTCGATCAATTGCGCGAGCAGGATCGCGTATCGCTGGTGGTGTATGCCGGCGAATCGAGAGTGGTACTGGAGCCGACGTCCGGACGGGAAAAAGCGAAAATTCGTACAGCCATTGAGCAATTGACCGCAGGCGGCTCGACCGCTGGCGCCTCCGGTATCGAACTGGCTTATCAAATGGCGCAACAGGCTTTTATCGCCAAAGGCATCAACCGCATCCTGCTGGCCACCGACGGCGACTTCAACGTCGGCGTCAGCGACTTCGACAGCCTCAAGCAAATGGCTGTGGATAAACGCAAAACTGGAATTTCCCTGACCACCCTGGGTTTTGGTGTGGATAACTACAATGAACACTTGATGGAACAATTGGCCGATGCCGGCGACGGCAACTACGCCTACATCGACAACCTGCGCGAGGCACGCAAGGTACTGGTGGATCAACTTGGCTCGACCCTCGCCGTGGTGGCAAAAAACGTCAAATTGCAGGTGGAATTCAACCCGGCGCAGGTCAGTGAATATCGTCTGCTCGGCTACGAGAACCGTGCCTTGAAACGTGAGGACTTCAGCAATGACAAAGTCGATGCTGGCGAAATCGGTGCAGGACACACGGTGACCGCGTTGTACGAAATTGTTCCGGCGGGGGAGAAGGGCTGGCTGGAGCCGCTGCGTTACGGTCAATCCGACAAGGCTGTTTCCGAAAAGAACGGGGAATTGGCAATGCTGCGTGTGCGATATCAACAGCCCGAAGGTGGGAAAAGTCTGCTGATCGAGCGGCCGATTGCCAATCAAGTCGCACCGGCCAGCGAGGACCTGCGCTTTGCCGCCGCCGTCGCCGCGTTTTCCCAGCAACTCAAGGACGGCCGCTATACCGGAGATTTCAGCCTGAAAGACACCGAAGCGTTGGCCCGTGGCGCACGAGGCGATGACCGTTTTGGCCTGCGTAACGAGTTTGTGCAACTGGTCGAATTGGCGCAGAGCCTGCGCAACACAACCGCATCGAATACGCTGCCCACTGAGCGACGGGTTGAATAA